A single genomic interval of Saccharospirillum mangrovi harbors:
- the hrpA gene encoding ATP-dependent RNA helicase HrpA — protein sequence MSDLTPSAILQQLDRCLVRDRHYLRGRCQQWQQLLSANQPTEKLATAVTEVFERSRAGLDQREASLPTIHLNDELPVSERADDIRAAIEANQVVIVAGETGSGKTTQLPKICLQAGLGRAGQIGHTQPRRLAARSVAGRLAEELNVSLGQAVGYQVRFTDATADDTLIKLMTDGILLNEIQHDPYLNRYDTLIIDEAHERSLNIDFLLGYLKRLLPQRPDLKLIITSATIDVERFASHFDGAPVIEVSGRTFPVEVLYRPMSPDEEDYAADIPGAVLNAIEEIERLEAAGETHARGGDVLVFLPGEREIRETFQTLKRAQLRHTELLPLYARLSASEQQRIFSEHSGRRIVLSTNVAETSLTVPGIHYVVDSGLVRISRYSTRSKVQRLPIEPVSQASANQRAGRCGRIAPGVCIRLFDEADFKQRAEFTDPEILRTNLASVILQMLHMRLGQVEDFPFLEAPDSRQIRDGYTLLSELAAVTNNGRLTPLGKELARLPVDPRLGRMVIEANRQKALTEVLVIASALSLPDPRERPQDKQQAAAEKHAQDKDKDSDFLALWNLWQRYEEQRQALSQSQLRKFCKQQFLNYLRMREWRDIHRQLTLLCRDLGYKANVEPAGYESIHKALASGLLSQIAAFKEERQYTAARGRQCRIHPSSALSRRGPKWLVAAELVETTQLFARTVARIEPRWLEPLAEHLVKRQYSDPHWEKKRGEVVAKETLTLYGLPIVSQRSVHFGSIDPEQSRAIFIRSALVEGEFQTKAAFFQHNRALIGDVLGLENKARRRDILVDDETLVAFYDERIPDDIVNSAGFHAWLKKHPDVDLTLTPDKLMQHGADSVTDTQYPDFLQVERMKLPLSYRFEPGHEADGVTLTVPAGAVAQLPVARLDWLVPGLRRDKIIALLKALPKAYRRNFVPVPDFADALLDSLEQSDTPLHKAVGERLFRMTGIRVPENEWRLDQLEPHLQMRFRVVDEDGKTIASGRDVSALIEPANAGSARSTAKPKPTQTESDATAGHMTDWLLGDLPDVEHSMQAGIQVAVYPALVDKVNAVAVERFTHPDWALLQHRQGCLRLASFRLASTLDFLAKRLPAFQQSALLFAPYGQAERLKADILWAALGEALSDDLPRSKAAFDQWLETGRGSLVEVGERLARLVHEVLQKHHQVRKQLKGKVSFATAFIYSDVAAQLDRLVYPGFVSQTPAAWRSELPRYLDAADRRLNRSGGIPGNENLLVDELANFWQLYQAKADAWRQQQIPSETLTEFRWMLEEYRVSLFAQTLGTRFPISAKRLDKQWQQVVAA from the coding sequence ATGAGCGATTTAACGCCCTCCGCCATTCTGCAACAACTTGACCGCTGTCTGGTTCGCGACCGCCACTATCTGCGCGGTCGTTGCCAGCAGTGGCAACAGTTGCTGTCGGCAAACCAGCCGACGGAAAAGTTAGCCACGGCCGTCACCGAGGTGTTTGAACGATCCCGCGCCGGCTTAGACCAGCGCGAAGCCAGCCTGCCAACCATTCACCTCAACGACGAACTGCCGGTCAGCGAACGCGCTGACGACATTCGCGCTGCCATCGAAGCGAATCAGGTGGTGATTGTTGCCGGTGAAACCGGCTCGGGCAAAACCACGCAGCTGCCGAAAATCTGCCTGCAGGCGGGTTTGGGCCGGGCCGGCCAGATTGGTCACACTCAGCCGCGGCGTCTGGCGGCGCGTTCGGTGGCCGGCCGGTTGGCCGAGGAATTGAACGTCAGTCTGGGGCAGGCGGTCGGTTATCAGGTGCGGTTTACCGACGCCACCGCCGACGACACCCTGATCAAACTGATGACCGACGGCATTCTGCTCAACGAAATTCAGCACGATCCTTACCTGAATCGTTACGACACCCTGATCATCGATGAAGCGCACGAACGCAGTCTGAACATTGATTTTCTGCTCGGTTATCTGAAGCGGCTGCTGCCGCAACGACCCGATCTGAAACTGATCATCACCTCGGCCACCATCGATGTGGAGCGCTTTGCCAGCCACTTTGACGGCGCACCGGTGATCGAAGTCTCCGGGCGGACGTTCCCGGTCGAGGTACTGTACCGGCCGATGAGTCCGGACGAAGAGGATTACGCGGCCGATATACCCGGTGCCGTGCTCAACGCCATCGAAGAAATTGAACGCCTGGAAGCGGCCGGTGAAACCCACGCGCGCGGCGGCGATGTGCTGGTGTTTTTGCCCGGCGAGCGGGAAATTCGCGAAACCTTCCAGACGCTGAAACGGGCGCAACTGCGCCACACGGAACTGTTGCCGTTGTACGCCCGGCTCAGCGCCAGTGAACAGCAACGCATTTTCAGCGAGCATTCCGGGCGGCGCATTGTGTTATCGACCAACGTCGCCGAAACCTCGCTGACGGTGCCCGGCATTCACTACGTGGTCGATTCCGGGCTGGTGCGTATCAGCCGCTATTCGACGCGCTCCAAGGTGCAACGTTTGCCGATTGAGCCGGTGTCGCAGGCGTCGGCCAACCAGCGCGCCGGTCGTTGCGGGCGGATCGCGCCCGGGGTGTGCATCCGGCTGTTTGATGAAGCCGATTTTAAGCAGCGGGCCGAATTCACCGATCCGGAAATCCTGCGCACCAATCTGGCCTCGGTCATTCTGCAAATGCTGCACATGCGGCTGGGGCAGGTGGAAGACTTCCCCTTTCTCGAAGCGCCCGACAGCCGGCAAATCCGCGACGGCTATACGCTGCTGAGCGAACTGGCGGCGGTCACTAATAACGGCCGGTTGACGCCTTTGGGCAAAGAGCTGGCGCGTTTGCCGGTCGACCCGCGTCTGGGCCGCATGGTGATTGAGGCCAATCGCCAGAAAGCGCTGACCGAAGTGCTGGTGATCGCCAGCGCGCTGTCGCTGCCCGATCCGCGCGAACGACCGCAGGACAAACAACAGGCCGCTGCCGAAAAGCACGCTCAGGACAAAGACAAGGATTCCGATTTTCTGGCGTTGTGGAACCTGTGGCAGCGCTATGAAGAACAGCGTCAGGCACTGAGCCAGAGCCAATTGCGCAAGTTCTGCAAACAGCAGTTTTTGAATTATCTGCGCATGCGCGAATGGCGCGATATTCACCGCCAACTGACGTTGCTGTGCCGCGATCTTGGCTACAAGGCCAACGTGGAACCGGCCGGTTATGAGTCGATTCACAAGGCGTTGGCGTCCGGTTTGTTGAGCCAGATTGCCGCCTTTAAAGAAGAGCGTCAGTACACCGCAGCGCGCGGTCGGCAATGCCGCATCCATCCGTCCAGTGCGCTGTCGCGGCGTGGTCCGAAGTGGCTGGTGGCGGCCGAATTGGTGGAAACGACACAGTTGTTCGCGCGTACCGTTGCCCGTATCGAACCGCGCTGGCTGGAGCCGTTGGCCGAGCATTTGGTCAAGCGGCAATACAGCGATCCGCATTGGGAGAAAAAGCGTGGCGAAGTGGTCGCCAAAGAAACCCTGACGCTGTACGGCCTGCCCATCGTCAGTCAGCGCAGCGTGCATTTTGGCAGCATCGATCCGGAACAGTCGCGCGCCATCTTTATTCGTTCGGCGCTGGTGGAGGGCGAATTCCAAACCAAGGCAGCGTTCTTTCAACACAACCGCGCTTTGATCGGCGATGTACTGGGGCTGGAAAACAAAGCCCGCCGTCGCGACATCCTGGTTGACGATGAAACCCTGGTCGCGTTTTACGACGAACGCATCCCGGACGACATCGTTAACAGCGCCGGCTTTCACGCCTGGTTGAAGAAGCACCCGGATGTCGATCTGACGTTAACGCCTGACAAATTGATGCAACACGGCGCTGATAGCGTAACCGACACCCAGTACCCGGATTTTCTGCAAGTCGAGCGCATGAAACTGCCGTTGAGCTACCGCTTCGAGCCGGGCCATGAAGCTGACGGCGTGACGTTGACAGTACCGGCCGGTGCCGTTGCCCAATTGCCCGTGGCGCGGCTGGATTGGCTGGTGCCAGGGTTGCGGCGCGACAAAATCATTGCCTTGTTGAAAGCTCTGCCCAAGGCTTATCGGCGCAATTTTGTGCCGGTACCGGACTTTGCCGACGCCTTGCTCGACAGTCTGGAACAAAGCGACACGCCGCTGCACAAAGCCGTTGGCGAACGACTGTTCCGTATGACCGGCATTCGGGTACCGGAAAACGAATGGCGTCTGGATCAACTGGAGCCGCATCTGCAGATGCGCTTCCGGGTGGTCGATGAAGACGGTAAAACCATCGCCAGTGGCCGTGATGTGTCGGCCTTGATCGAACCCGCCAATGCTGGCTCAGCGCGTTCGACGGCAAAACCGAAGCCGACTCAAACCGAGTCGGATGCCACAGCCGGCCACATGACTGACTGGCTGCTGGGCGATTTGCCGGACGTGGAACATTCCATGCAGGCCGGAATACAGGTAGCGGTCTATCCGGCCCTGGTCGATAAAGTGAATGCGGTGGCGGTAGAGCGTTTTACCCATCCGGATTGGGCTTTGTTGCAACATCGCCAAGGTTGTTTGCGCTTGGCGAGTTTCCGCCTGGCATCGACGCTGGATTTCCTCGCCAAGCGGTTGCCAGCGTTTCAGCAAAGCGCCTTACTGTTCGCACCTTATGGTCAGGCAGAACGGCTCAAAGCGGATATACTCTGGGCGGCGTTGGGCGAGGCGTTAAGCGACGACTTACCGCGCAGCAAAGCGGCCTTCGATCAATGGCTGGAAACCGGGCGGGGCAGTTTGGTCGAAGTGGGTGAGCGCCTGGCCAGACTGGTGCACGAGGTGTTGCAAAAGCACCATCAGGTGCGCAAACAGCTCAAGGGCAAGGTGTCGTTTGCCACGGCGTTTATTTATTCGGACGTCGCGGCGCAGCTTGACCGCTTGGTGTATCCGGGCTTTGTCAGCCAGACACCGGCCGCATGGCGCAGCGAGTTGCCGCGGTATCTGGATGCGGCCGATCGGCGGTTGAACCGATCCGGCGGTATCCCAGGAAATGAGAACCTGTTGGTAGATGAGTTAGCCAACTTCTGGCAGCTTTACCAAGCCAAGGCCGACGCCTGGCGACAGCAGCAAATTCCCAGCGAAACCCTGACAGAGTTCCGCTGGATGTTGGAAGAATATCGGGTTTCACTTTTTGCCCAGACCTTGGGAACCAGATTTCCCATCTCGGCCAAGCGTCTGGACAAGCAATGGCAGCAGGTAGTCGCAGCATGA